The Humulus lupulus chromosome 4, drHumLupu1.1, whole genome shotgun sequence genome has a window encoding:
- the LOC133832747 gene encoding uncharacterized protein LOC133832747 yields the protein MTINIVETVNNLMRKAREYPIIAMIDFIISTMGQWFLSRRREAYAVTTPLTLKKEETLRKRWDEVGSLITLQLNENEYNVMCEEFDAIVNLRSKSCTCKIFDIEKLPCVRAIVAAGKSQPQNIGELIYSMCSKFYTSEYWLLAYVETIYPVPPNSQWTNIPKDVIAIQVIAPPEDMT from the coding sequence ATGACAATTAACATAGTTGAGACTGTGAATAATTTGATGCGAAAGGCAAGAGAGTATCCAATTATTGCTATGATCGATTTTATCATAAGCACCATGGGACAGTGGTTCCTTTCTCGTCGTCGAGAAGCATATGCTGTGACAACTCCATTAACACTGAAGAAAGAGGAAACCTTAAGAAAAAGATGGGATGAAGTTGGTTCATTGATAACACTCCAATTAAATGAGAATGAGTACAATGTAATGTGCGAGGAATTCGATGCAATAGTGaatttaaggtcaaaaagttgTACGTGCAAAATTTTTGATATCGAGAAGCTTCCATGTGTTCGTGCCATAGTAGCAGCAGGAAAGTCCCAACCTCAAAATATTGGGGAACTTATATATTCAATGTGTTCAAAATTCTACACTTCAGAATATTGGTTGTTAGCATATGTTGAAACTATATACCCTGTTCCCCCAAACTCGCAGTGGACCAACATTCCTAAAGATGTTATTGCAATACAGGTGATAGCACCACCTGAAGACATGACTTAA